The genomic region GTTCCATCGGCGACGCATCCTCGTGGATCTATGACCTTCTCGCAGGGACATGGTCTCGTTGGATCGGACATGAATCAGCCTCTACAGCAGCAAGAATTGGCGCTTATTCAACCAAATATCCCCATGGTAACTTGCGCGTTATCTCTCTCAACACAAATCTGTTTTACCGTGGGAACTTCTGGCTTTTCCAGAGGAAGATGCTGCGCGATCCGAGCGGTCAGATCGATTGGCTTGTTGAAGAACTCCACGCTGCTGAGAAAGCCGGAGAGCGTGTCTATATCATTGGGCATATGCCGCTGGGTGACCGGAATGCATTCCACGATCAGTCGAATTACCTGAACCAGGTAGTAAACCGATACTCAGCAACCATCGCAGCCATGTTCTTTGGTCACACCCACAGAGATCACTTTCAGATTACATACAGTGATGCTCCGGGCAAGACCTTTAATAATGCTCTAATAACATCATATGTCGGCCCCTCACTCACTCCGATGTCAGGAATGCCCTCTTTTCGTGTCTACGATGTTGATCCCGTGACGTTCGCTGTCCTCGATGCAACTACCTACAGCGCCGACATGACATCTCCTATATACCAGACTCAAGGCCCCGTGTGGGAAAAGTATTATTCTGCAAAGGAGACATATGGCCCACTCACGAACCCTCCCCTAATCGATCACGCGGCGGAGCTCACCGCTGCATTCTGGCACAACGTCACCCACGTCTTCGAGAAGAATCAGACGGCCTTTGATGAATACATGCTACGTCTCAGCAGAGGCTGGGTACAGCCAGAATGCACCGGCGAATGTCGGTCGTCGCAGATCTGTATGCTACGAGCGGCACGGAGCCAGGATGGCTGTGACGTACCAACACTAGGTTCCTCATACCATACAAGGATGGAAAATGTTGCAGAAAGGGATGAGTGTGGCGTCTCGGTCTTGCAAGCGACGTTTTCAGCCTTGGTGGCCAAGGAGGGGGCTTTGAAGATTCTGCAAGAGATTTTGGCAGGCCTGGATGTGAAGTTGCATGGATGATCGAATATGTGTATTGTGGCAGGAATGGTACTCAAAGCCATTCTCTCAATCCTTCAGGATGTGGTCTAGACATCACAGATACGATGCAGGATAAAGAAGTAGATCTCTAGACTTGCGTGTGGTCTATACCCGTGGACGAATACAGCACTTGGCATGGCCACTTGCTTAGAGCTTTACCAATAGGTCTATAAGTTTTCTCTCGTTATGCTCCATCACCGCCAGATCATGGAGGTTTTCTATGTTGAATTTCCAGGCGGCTTGTCTAGGAGGCCAAAAACCTTGATGTGCTCAAATATGTACCTTAGCTTTTTTGTGACCCTTTTCTGGTACAGTGTTTCAGTCCTTTGAGTCCATCTACCGGGCAGATCACATTGAGATGAGCTGTTTGTCTGGCATCCAGCAACATTTGCCAATCCGTGTCTTGTTTTCACTCGTACATCTTGCAGTGGCAACCGCTATTGTCACTGTCCCAAGTCCTTCAGCCGAAGCTGTACTTATGGTCATCTTACAAAAACTACTCGTGATAACTCCTAATCGCAACTATCCGTATCGCTCCAACATCTCCCAAGCCTTAGCATCCTCATTCTCATGACCGTCAGATTGTGTCAACGGTTTCCTTAATCATACCTTTAATCTTAAAGTGATACATATAACTGCTCCATGAAGGCAGCCAATAGCGGGAATGTTCATCTTGATATTCGCCAAGTTTGGTGTATCTTGCAACCACTTAGGTTGTTCCATATATTCAGACAGTCTCTTTCGCCTTCGCATTTCGTGCTGCATTCACAACACCCTATCATCTTAGAAGAGAAGACCTGTCTCtcccaaaaaaaaaaaaaaaaaaaaaaaaaaaaaaaaaaaaaaaaagacagGCCGGACACATAAAAGCAGTGGATGTACAATCTTACACCCTTGCTGATGCGGATATCAAGGAGCTCCGGAGACTTTCTCGGATACATCCCAACTGGTTATAATAAGCAGCTCTGTTGGCAATAGTATTTCTGTACTGGTTGGAATCAGCTTATCTCATCTGTTTTATGCGTCGTAACCCTACGTGATGATCTAAAAGCTGACAGCCTCCATTCTGGCGCCGTTCAGAA from Fusarium oxysporum Fo47 chromosome III, complete sequence harbors:
- a CDS encoding Metallo-dependent phosphatase-like protein, with the translated sequence MRLSTTLLPCLGAITAVIGTDGQAVVPQGLNENQKTLYTNDWADRIWKQIQGVSSCSGCQGLLLTFKSLANLGDRYFVNTLQDVCKKSKVEDADVCDGTIELQGPIIAEALRNVAIGSKTAQHFCVTFLGLCHYPAIDEWEVPVPPDHLRRKRPVSSGRDPIKVVHYSDIHVDQLYTEGSNSECNKPICCRPFTENDEPGRAVSPAGPYGEHTCDSPASLEHSMYEAIKKLVPDAAFTIFTGDIVDHSIWNTSWDYNEHQIIQSYEHMDRHLGIVYGTAGNHESHPTNAYQPSSIGDASSWIYDLLAGTWSRWIGHESASTAARIGAYSTKYPHGNLRVISLNTNLFYRGNFWLFQRKMLRDPSGQIDWLVEELHAAEKAGERVYIIGHMPLGDRNAFHDQSNYLNQVVNRYSATIAAMFFGHTHRDHFQITYSDAPGKTFNNALITSYVGPSLTPMSGMPSFRVYDVDPVTFAVLDATTYSADMTSPIYQTQGPVWEKYYSAKETYGPLTNPPLIDHAAELTAAFWHNVTHVFEKNQTAFDEYMLRLSRGWVQPECTGECRSSQICMLRAARSQDGCDVPTLGSSYHTRMENVAERDECGVSVLQATFSALVAKEGALKILQEILAGLDVKLHG